The genomic DNA AAATCCACCAATTGGGTTCGTGCTGAAAATGATGGTATTTTACGCACTATGGTGACATTGGGCGATCGTGTAACGAAGAATCAAGTGCTAGCTTATATCAGCTCACCACTGGGTCATGTTGAGATCACGATGACAGCACCAAAAGATGGCATAGTCATTGGCCAACAAACTCTACCTTTAGTCAATGAAGGAGATGCTGTTTTTCACCTTGCATACTTTACCGAAGATAACGATTCGGTTGGGGATAAGGTTGAAGACTACATTGGACAAGTCATTGAACATGTTGAGTCTAAGGACGAAAGCATCACAACTGGCTTTATCGCGGTACCTAACCAAGATCGCTAGTAGTTTTATTATTTGATAGAAAAAGGCCAAACAAATTAATATTGTTTGGCCTTTTTGTTATTTTAACTCAAGATCAACACGTTAAATTTATTATTTACTTTTTTACTAAAAAAAACTTATGTTTTTAAGAGTGCCAGTAGATCTGCGGTATTTCCCGTTTCAGCCAAACGAGGAAAAATTAAATTCACGCTATTAAGATGAGTATCCATATTCAAATCTGTCATTGCATCCGTCGCTAAGGTCACGTTGTAACCAAGCTCCCATGCTTGACGCGCTGTCGATTCGACACCAATACTAGTAGCCACACCGACAACAACAACTTGAGTAACACTCTTTGATTTCAAGTAATCATCTAAATCGGTATTGGTAAAAGCTCCCCATGTTTTTTTGGTCACTAAATGATCGCTTGGTTGAATATTCAACTCCGACACTAACTGTGACCAATCAGCAGGAAGTTCACCATGAGATTTCGCTTGTTCGTTACGCCCCGGAGCACTCCCTGCGACATTCACCAATACAACCGGCAAGTGTTTCTCTCGAAAAGTACTAAGTAATTGACATGATTTTTCAACGATAGGTGTTGTATCGTGACAAGTTGGCAGAGCCAAAATGCCTTTTTGCAAATCGATAACAATAAGAGCTGTGTTTGAATCAAGTGTCGTAATAGGCATAAAAACTCCAATAGTTTATGTAAAAATGAATGTAGAGGTGATTCTGCCAAGACAATGTAACTCTAGTATAAAACAGTATGAGGCTGTGCTCTTTTATGACATTTTCACGTAAAAAAAGAGGCTAATAGCCTCTTCCACTCACCATAAAAATAATGTGAATTACAAATATTCGCACAAATAAGCCGTGGGGGTTTCTACTTTAAGATCAAAAGAAGAGTCTCCAATCACATCAAAGGCTTGACCATCTGAATAAGTTACCCACTCTTCACTACCTGGTAATTTTACCGTTAGTGCACCTTTTACGACTGTCATTTTTTCAGGAGCCTCGGTTCCAAAAGTATATTCGCCCGTCGCCATCACTCCAATACTGCTATCAGCATCTTTCTGTGTGAAACCAAGCGATTTTACGTTACCTTCAAAATAGGTATTTTCTTTAATCATGATCATATCCTTATGAAAAATCATTACTGCTAACTGGTACCCTTTTTATCCAATTCACTCATTTTACTCAAGTATTATTTTGCATAATTTCACCATCAATTAAGTGATGACTTTTTAACTAAATGGTTAAAAGCTTGCATTACTTCATCAGATTTCATGATTCGATTATGCTCATAGCCTTCTGCCGCTTTTAATTCTACCCATTGGCTTTGCTGGACAAGTTGCTCACTAATAGCAAACTTTGCAAATTTATCTGCTTTATCATGCACTATGATAGTCGGTGCTTGTCGTTCAATTAAATGCTGTTGTGGGTTAATGCTTTGCAATGGGTATTGATACTGTTGTTTCACCTCACTAATCACCTATTCAAATAACTTCATCGAAAAATAATCACGTAGTAGGCAGAAGTTTTGGTGGAAACGATTCTTTATTTAACGCACCTATGATAAAAAGAATATTCGGTTTTTATTCAGCTTTCTCTATATCAAATTTAATGGATTAATCATGTCTGGCATTCTTGAGCAATTTTCCTTTTCTGTATCCATCACAGGGCCTATCTGCTTAATGTTGCTATTGGGCATATTATTGCGTCGTTGGAAGCTCATAAATGATAATTTCATTGAAATTGCCTCTAAATTGGTTTTTCAAGTCACACTGCCTGCCCTCTTATTTTTAAGCATCATAAAATCAAATACGATTACCAGTGACAGTATTCCTTTAGTCGCATTTGGTGTAATAGCAAATACTTTATTTTTTCTTTTTGCTTCCATTACCACTAAAATAATCATTAAACATCCGGCTCAGCAAGGCGTGATCATTCAAGGTGCTTTTCGCTCAAATACCGCCATTATAGGTTTAGCTTATGTTGCTAATGCATATGGAGAATCCGGCGTAGCCTTAGCCGCCGTCTATGTCGCGGCAGTAACGGTTTTATATAATATTCTCGCGGTCATTGCTCTCACTCCAAAAAGTGACAACTCCAATATAAAAGCTTATGGCATTATGATGAAATCCATCACTAAGAATCCGCTCATCATCGCCATAGTGCTGGCTCTAATTGTTTATGAGCTGACGATTCCTGTTCCAGAAGTGATTATTCATGCCGGACAGTACTTTGCTGATATGACTTTGCCCCTTGCTCTACTTTGTACCGGTGGTTCACTTGATACTCGCCAGCTTAAACATGATAAGGCCGCCAATATTTTAGCAAGTGGCTATAAACTTCTTCTTTGTCCTCTTTTCATTACATTAGGCGCTTATTGGTATGGGTTTACTGGCATGCAACTCGGGCTTGTTTTCTTTATGACCGCTTCCCCCGCAGCGGCAGCAAGCTATGTAATGGCAAGAGCAATGGGAGGGGATGCAACACTAGCTGCCAATATCATCGCTTTAACGACCGTCGGCTCGATTCTCACTTGCAGCTTAGGCATCATGCTGTTGTCGACTCTCAATTTAATGTAAAAAGCCACGGCTTAATGTAAAAGTTCTTAATCACGCCTTCCATAATATATAACTAATGAGACTTGCTTGTGAGCCAACAACTTAAACAAGACATCACTTTACTGGGTGGAATTGGTCAACTTTCAACAACTTTACTTGGTACCGGTCTCTTTATGATTCCAGCCATTGCAGCTAATATTGCTGGTGAATGGTCGTTGTGGGCATGGATTATCTTATTATTCGCCATTTGCCCCATAGCCCTAACTTTTGCATTAATGGGAAGACAATATCCGAATGCTGGTGGAACAGCCTATTTTGTTCGCCAAGCCTTTAATAGCAAGATGGAACGTAGTGTTGCGTGGTTATTTTTAAGTGTCTTACCTGTAGGTATTCCTGCGGCGATCACCTTGGCGGGTGGATTTGGAAAAGAACTACTGCCTCATTTCATGAGCTATCAATACCTAGCAGAACTGTTCACATTAGCACTCATACTTATACTCACCCTACTTGGCAGTAAGTCTTCGTCTCAATTTCAAGTATTAATCGCTTTAAGTATTTTTGCCTTAGTCGCGGTCTTTTTCTGGCAAGGCGACATTAGTCTAAATGATATTGCTATGCCCCGTTTGAATACTTCTGCAGTACTGCCTATTGGTTTAGCTTTAGCGGTCATGTTTTGGTGCTTTGTTGGCATTGAAGCCTTCTCTCATATGGGAGAAGAATTCAAAAACCCACAGCGTGACTTTCCTATTGCCATTGTTTTAGGCTGCTTTTTAGCTGGCTTTATCTATTGGGCATGCTCGGTCGTTATATTAAAGTTTCATGCCTTTGAGCCCAATATAAACTCGCACAGTTCAATTCCATGGTTAAGTGAGCAGTTACTAGGCAATAAACTCGCTATCGGCATCACCCTCATCGGCTACTTTGCTTGTTTTTCAAGTATTAACTTATACACTCAGAGTATGATTCGTTTGGTATGGGCTCAAGCTCGTGAATACCGTCCCACAAGCACTATGGCAACATTATCGAAGCGAGGCGTTCCTACCGTTGCAACATTTTTGGTCACTATTGTGCTTTTTTTGTCAATTAGCTTTGGGCATTTAGTCAATCTAAATCTCGAACTATTAGTCAAACTAGCTAACAGTGTTTTCGTCATGCTTTATTTATTAGCGATGTTATCTGCTTTTAGACTATTAACGGGATTCGCTAAATATTTAGCAGGATTTTCAACTTTATTATGCACCATTGTATTTCTATGCTTAGGCTGGAGCATGCTATACGCTATTACCATTTTCTCACTTTTAATGCTTCCTTGGAAAAAATGGCTCAATACATCCAAAAAAATTGAAAATGAGATATAAAAAATGCCAATAATCCTCTGCCCGATGTTCAATTTTTGCTATACACTGATGTGGTTTTTTCGTTTGCAGGAAGCAAGCTAAATGTTTATAGAATGGGAATCAAATCGGATTTGGTATGTAGATAAACCTTATAGAAAACTTGGGTTTACACATACTCAACGCATGGTAGTGATAAAGCTTGAAGATGATCTTCTAATGATCATATCTCCTATTGAACTCACCACGCAATGTCAGATAAAACTATCTAAATTAGGAACCGTAAAATACATCATTTCACCCACACCAACGTACCATCAGTACTTATCAGAATGGTGGCTAGCTTATTCAAAAGCTTATTTTTTTGCACCCCATGCCTTGATAGAAAAACGTACCGATCTCAATTTTGACGGCGTCCTATCACGACAAACCCCAAAACAATGGCAGGGACAAATATTACAAACTTCCATTGGCAGTGATGACACACCCAACAAAATGATTTTTTGTGATCCTATAAGCCGAACATTGCTCATCAGTGACAATTTAATTGCTATTCAATCTGGATTACCATTTGGGCAAAAACTGATAACACTCGCTCAAGGGGTGAATCATGAATTAGCCTTACCCTATTGGGATCGTCGCCAATATAAAAACAAAGCAATGCTACGTGCTTCAATTCAAGAAATAATGACATGGCCATTCGACCGTATGATTTCATCAAACGGGCTAACCATTAAGACAAATGCAAAAGATGCATTTTATCAAGCATTTTGGTGGGCTTTCCAGTAACTCAAACCTTTCCATTTTTATGAAATCATGCCAACCTTAGCAGCTCAACAAAGGAGTGATCGCCGCTCCTTACAATATGAACGGTATTTTTTTTATGAATCATCGCTTTATGAATTACTTCTTAACCTACCTTAAAGGTATCGCCATGGGTGCTGCTGATGTTGTTCCCGGTGTATCCGGTGGCACGATTGCCTTCATCACCGGCATTTATGACACATTATTAGGCAGTATCCGACGTATAAACCCAAGCCTATTTGGACTATGGCAACGCGAAGGTTTTAAAGCGGTATTAAATCATATCAACGTAGGATTTCTCATCGCCTTATTTGGTGGGATTTTAACCAGCATTTTAACACTCGCTAAATTAATTTCTTGGTTATTAATCACTCATCCAATCCCTCTATGGTCATTTTTCTTTGGCCTTATCTTAATTTCCGTTGTTCATATCATGAAACAAGTTGAACAAAAGAAAATAATTCAACTTCTTTTCCTAATTGCCGGTATTACTCTTGCTTACAGCATTACTATACTGCAACCTCTAGATATGCAACCAACAACATTTAATCTTATCTTTGCTGGGGCAATTGCTATCTGTGCCATGATTTTACCTGGTATTTCTGGCAGTTTCATTTTGCTATTGCTTGGTATCTATCCAACTATTTTACTGGCGGTAAAAGAATTAAATCTTGGCATTTTAAGCCTATTTGCTATTGGTGCAATATGCGGGTTACTCAGCTTCTCTCACTTATTATCATGGCTATTACAACGTCATCGTGACACCACCCTAATTTTCCTAACCGGATTAATGATAGGAACCCTACCGAAAATATGGCCTTGGAAAGAAACGTTAAGTTGGCGTATAAATTCTCATGGAGAGCAAGTCCCTTTACTTCAACACAACTTACTGCCAAATCAGTTTGAAAATATTGTCGGACAACCATCCAATTTGTTATTAGCAATACTGTGTATGTTTGGTGGTATTGGGATTGTCTGGTTATTGGAAAAAGTCGCTCAGAAAAACCAATAAGTAGAACCGATATTATCCTAGAATACGCTGATCATGAACATTAAGCCCTCTTTGTATGAGGGCTTTTGATTGCACTATTATTGAAG from Vibrio casei includes the following:
- a CDS encoding DUF4336 domain-containing protein translates to MFIEWESNRIWYVDKPYRKLGFTHTQRMVVIKLEDDLLMIISPIELTTQCQIKLSKLGTVKYIISPTPTYHQYLSEWWLAYSKAYFFAPHALIEKRTDLNFDGVLSRQTPKQWQGQILQTSIGSDDTPNKMIFCDPISRTLLISDNLIAIQSGLPFGQKLITLAQGVNHELALPYWDRRQYKNKAMLRASIQEIMTWPFDRMISSNGLTIKTNAKDAFYQAFWWAFQ
- a CDS encoding DUF368 domain-containing protein, producing MNYFLTYLKGIAMGAADVVPGVSGGTIAFITGIYDTLLGSIRRINPSLFGLWQREGFKAVLNHINVGFLIALFGGILTSILTLAKLISWLLITHPIPLWSFFFGLILISVVHIMKQVEQKKIIQLLFLIAGITLAYSITILQPLDMQPTTFNLIFAGAIAICAMILPGISGSFILLLLGIYPTILLAVKELNLGILSLFAIGAICGLLSFSHLLSWLLQRHRDTTLIFLTGLMIGTLPKIWPWKETLSWRINSHGEQVPLLQHNLLPNQFENIVGQPSNLLLAILCMFGGIGIVWLLEKVAQKNQ
- the ppnP gene encoding pyrimidine/purine nucleoside phosphorylase, whose product is MIKENTYFEGNVKSLGFTQKDADSSIGVMATGEYTFGTEAPEKMTVVKGALTVKLPGSEEWVTYSDGQAFDVIGDSSFDLKVETPTAYLCEYL
- a CDS encoding AEC family transporter; this encodes MSGILEQFSFSVSITGPICLMLLLGILLRRWKLINDNFIEIASKLVFQVTLPALLFLSIIKSNTITSDSIPLVAFGVIANTLFFLFASITTKIIIKHPAQQGVIIQGAFRSNTAIIGLAYVANAYGESGVALAAVYVAAVTVLYNILAVIALTPKSDNSNIKAYGIMMKSITKNPLIIAIVLALIVYELTIPVPEVIIHAGQYFADMTLPLALLCTGGSLDTRQLKHDKAANILASGYKLLLCPLFITLGAYWYGFTGMQLGLVFFMTASPAAAASYVMARAMGGDATLAANIIALTTVGSILTCSLGIMLLSTLNLM
- a CDS encoding isochorismatase family protein produces the protein MPITTLDSNTALIVIDLQKGILALPTCHDTTPIVEKSCQLLSTFREKHLPVVLVNVAGSAPGRNEQAKSHGELPADWSQLVSELNIQPSDHLVTKKTWGAFTNTDLDDYLKSKSVTQVVVVGVATSIGVESTARQAWELGYNVTLATDAMTDLNMDTHLNSVNLIFPRLAETGNTADLLALLKT
- the yjeH gene encoding L-methionine/branched-chain amino acid transporter, coding for MSQQLKQDITLLGGIGQLSTTLLGTGLFMIPAIAANIAGEWSLWAWIILLFAICPIALTFALMGRQYPNAGGTAYFVRQAFNSKMERSVAWLFLSVLPVGIPAAITLAGGFGKELLPHFMSYQYLAELFTLALILILTLLGSKSSSQFQVLIALSIFALVAVFFWQGDISLNDIAMPRLNTSAVLPIGLALAVMFWCFVGIEAFSHMGEEFKNPQRDFPIAIVLGCFLAGFIYWACSVVILKFHAFEPNINSHSSIPWLSEQLLGNKLAIGITLIGYFACFSSINLYTQSMIRLVWAQAREYRPTSTMATLSKRGVPTVATFLVTIVLFLSISFGHLVNLNLELLVKLANSVFVMLYLLAMLSAFRLLTGFAKYLAGFSTLLCTIVFLCLGWSMLYAITIFSLLMLPWKKWLNTSKKIENEI